A region from the Bradyrhizobium sp. CCBAU 53340 genome encodes:
- a CDS encoding MATE family efflux transporter → MKQLSALRRNPRTRTVLSRFAVELRATAVLAWPMALAQLAQVAMMATDLAFVGRLGPRELAAAALATTLYVISFTFGAGLLTPIAPLTAQSLAGKGAADVPRALRMGLWLALLFSLPIMAVCTAGEQVLLALGQEHCAARLSQQYLLGLAWGVTPALWFQAIRHFMGAVGRPQPIFRITLAAIPVNAAIVYLLGFGKLGLPPLDLLGVGIATALVNWGMFVAALWPAIACRPFRDYQVLAHLWHFDWPLLRAIILIGAPISVAVIMQYGVFAAAALLVGRISPSALAAHQITMQIATIAYTVPFGISMAAAVRVSHAVGHNDASGIKRAGLAAILLGVLASALVTVGVIATRFRIAAFFLNKSLNDTDTAIGLTSSLLMVASSFFVADAAQVIAGGGLRGLKDTAKPLLFAIFAYWLIGFPVSFALSWVFGAIGVWIGLSAGAITYAGFLVTRFLLLASRFTV, encoded by the coding sequence ATGAAGCAGCTTTCTGCCTTGCGTCGCAATCCAAGGACACGAACGGTTTTGAGTAGATTCGCTGTCGAGCTCCGTGCGACCGCGGTGTTGGCTTGGCCAATGGCACTGGCGCAGCTTGCTCAGGTCGCAATGATGGCGACGGATCTTGCCTTTGTTGGTCGTCTTGGGCCCCGGGAGCTCGCGGCCGCAGCATTGGCCACCACCCTGTATGTCATAAGCTTCACGTTCGGCGCCGGGTTACTGACGCCGATCGCACCTTTGACGGCACAATCTCTTGCCGGCAAGGGTGCGGCCGATGTGCCGCGTGCACTGCGCATGGGGCTTTGGCTGGCCCTGCTTTTCTCGTTGCCTATTATGGCTGTTTGTACGGCAGGCGAACAAGTTCTGCTCGCCCTCGGTCAGGAACATTGCGCAGCACGGCTATCTCAGCAGTACCTGCTTGGACTCGCGTGGGGCGTGACGCCAGCGCTGTGGTTTCAGGCCATTCGACATTTCATGGGCGCAGTGGGACGGCCGCAACCGATCTTCCGAATTACCCTGGCCGCTATCCCGGTCAACGCGGCCATTGTTTATCTTCTGGGCTTCGGAAAGCTCGGGCTGCCACCACTAGATCTTCTTGGCGTCGGCATTGCGACCGCCCTCGTAAATTGGGGCATGTTCGTAGCAGCTCTATGGCCCGCAATAGCTTGCCGCCCGTTCCGCGACTACCAGGTGCTTGCGCACCTGTGGCACTTCGACTGGCCGCTCCTACGAGCGATCATTTTGATCGGAGCGCCGATCTCGGTAGCAGTCATCATGCAATACGGCGTGTTCGCCGCCGCCGCACTCCTTGTAGGTAGGATCAGCCCGAGCGCGCTTGCCGCTCATCAGATTACGATGCAGATCGCCACAATCGCCTACACGGTGCCCTTCGGCATCAGCATGGCGGCCGCAGTGCGGGTCAGTCATGCGGTCGGGCACAATGACGCCTCCGGTATCAAGCGCGCAGGCCTGGCTGCGATCCTGCTCGGTGTTTTGGCCTCTGCGCTTGTGACGGTTGGGGTCATTGCGACGCGTTTTCGGATCGCCGCGTTTTTCTTAAACAAGTCACTGAACGACACGGACACGGCAATCGGACTGACGTCATCCCTCCTTATGGTTGCCTCAAGCTTTTTCGTAGCTGATGCAGCGCAGGTCATTGCGGGTGGCGGGCTCCGTGGGCTGAAAGACACGGCAAAACCGCTTCTGTTCGCAATCTTTGCGTACTGGCTAATCGGCTTCCCGGTCAGTTTCGCCTTGAGCTGGGTCTTTGGTGCAATTGGAGTCTGGATCGGGTTATCCGCCGGCGCAATTACCTATGCAGGTTTCCTCGTCACCCGTTTTCTGTTGCTGGCAAGTCGCTTTACTGTATAG
- a CDS encoding acyl-CoA synthetase, whose product MYQPSKRFRGIISGKRRRRHSEVSDRAIRVAGGLKRFGIGKGDSVCILMRNDIAFVEVTDGIMRAEALAVPVNWHFKRQEIGYILADCGARLLIGHADLLHLLDADLASRLPILSVPTPPEVAEAYKIEGTRLKVPHFARDFEEWIADQPLFAGAPARQPMTMIYTSGTTGCPKGVRRSPPTSEQAIGLEEMRAIVYGSGTRALLPGPLYHSAPNLFGMWFSRRGGALVLMPRFEPEELLRLIEAERIDTILMVPTMFIRLLQLPDSIRRSYDLASLRHVVHGAAPCPPIVKNAMINWWGPIICEFYGSTEAGAVTFASSRESLAKPGTVGKPLEHVQLRVIGADGRELSAGQIGEICSRNVWYPRFKYHNRPGSSAEADDDGFTASGDLGYIDADGYVFLCDRKREVVISGGVNIYPAEIEAALHMIPGVQDCAVFGVPDADFGEALMAVIEPRRREVLRVHDIREKLKTVLADYKIPKIIEIRTSLPREESGKLFKRLLKDPYWEKSGRRI is encoded by the coding sequence ATGTATCAGCCGTCTAAACGATTTCGGGGTATTATCTCAGGTAAGAGGCGCCGCCGTCATTCTGAGGTTTCAGATCGCGCAATTCGCGTTGCTGGGGGGCTCAAGCGCTTCGGCATTGGGAAAGGGGACAGTGTATGCATCTTAATGCGGAATGATATCGCATTCGTCGAAGTTACCGATGGGATCATGAGAGCCGAAGCCCTTGCAGTACCTGTAAACTGGCATTTCAAGCGACAGGAGATCGGGTACATTCTGGCCGACTGTGGAGCACGTTTGCTAATAGGCCACGCGGACCTCTTGCATTTGTTGGATGCCGATCTCGCTAGCAGATTGCCAATTCTAAGCGTTCCGACGCCGCCCGAAGTAGCAGAGGCGTACAAGATTGAAGGGACGCGCCTCAAAGTGCCGCACTTCGCGCGGGATTTTGAAGAGTGGATAGCGGATCAGCCGCTCTTTGCAGGAGCGCCCGCGCGGCAGCCGATGACGATGATCTACACCTCAGGAACGACTGGTTGTCCTAAAGGCGTGCGTCGTAGCCCACCAACCAGCGAGCAGGCGATCGGATTGGAGGAAATGCGAGCCATAGTCTATGGATCTGGCACTCGCGCGCTACTCCCAGGCCCGCTTTATCATTCAGCGCCGAATTTATTTGGAATGTGGTTCAGCCGCCGCGGTGGTGCGCTTGTGCTGATGCCGCGGTTCGAGCCTGAAGAGTTGTTGCGGCTGATAGAGGCGGAGAGGATCGACACCATCTTGATGGTGCCGACTATGTTTATTCGCCTTCTGCAGCTGCCCGACAGTATTCGACGAAGCTATGATCTCGCGTCCTTGCGACACGTAGTCCACGGGGCTGCGCCCTGCCCCCCGATCGTGAAGAATGCCATGATAAATTGGTGGGGCCCCATTATATGCGAGTTCTACGGCTCGACGGAGGCCGGTGCGGTAACATTTGCGAGTTCGCGAGAATCACTTGCAAAGCCGGGAACGGTCGGCAAGCCGCTAGAGCACGTTCAGCTGCGTGTGATTGGTGCAGACGGAAGAGAATTGTCGGCCGGACAAATAGGAGAAATCTGTTCACGCAACGTATGGTACCCACGGTTCAAGTACCACAATCGACCTGGGAGCTCTGCCGAGGCCGATGACGACGGTTTCACTGCTTCCGGTGACCTCGGTTATATCGACGCTGATGGATATGTATTTCTTTGTGACCGAAAACGGGAGGTTGTAATCTCAGGCGGTGTCAACATTTATCCCGCGGAGATCGAAGCGGCTCTCCATATGATACCGGGCGTTCAAGACTGTGCTGTGTTTGGCGTTCCGGACGCGGACTTTGGCGAGGCACTGATGGCGGTGATCGAACCGCGCCGACGGGAGGTGCTTAGAGTCCATGACATCCGCGAGAAGTTGAAGACGGTGTTGGCGGACTACAAGATTCCGAAAATAATCGAGATCCGGACCAGCCTTCCGCGTGAAGAGTCTGGCAAGTTATTCAAGAGGCTGCTGAAAGATCCTTATTGGGAGAAGTCAGGACGCAGGATTTGA